The Chryseobacterium suipulveris genome window below encodes:
- a CDS encoding Rossmann-like and DUF2520 domain-containing protein, with protein sequence MKIVIIGSGNVAYHLSKAFDAEKIEISQVFGRNEKALEAISSELGIPFSTSELQDADFYLICVNDDSVREVSKLITKKNCLVAHTSGSLPKEILEGNYRKASFYPLQTFSKTKRLDYGKIPFFVEAENQEDEILLKNFAEKISENVMVSNYEKRKYIHLTAVFSCNFVNHLFSRAKEISDAQEIPFHYFLPLIEETVEKIHNIEPKLAQTGPAVRNDTRILEIHEKLINDDEQLKIYKTINESIKKMYEL encoded by the coding sequence ATGAAAATCGTCATCATCGGTTCCGGAAATGTTGCGTATCATCTTTCGAAGGCATTCGATGCGGAAAAAATAGAAATATCGCAAGTTTTTGGGAGAAACGAAAAAGCACTTGAAGCCATTTCTTCAGAACTCGGCATTCCGTTTTCAACTTCAGAACTGCAGGACGCGGATTTTTATCTGATCTGCGTAAACGACGATTCCGTCAGGGAAGTTTCAAAACTTATTACTAAAAAAAACTGTCTCGTCGCGCATACTTCGGGTTCTCTTCCGAAGGAAATTCTTGAAGGAAATTACAGAAAGGCAAGCTTCTATCCGTTACAGACTTTTTCCAAAACCAAGAGATTGGATTACGGAAAGATTCCTTTTTTTGTGGAAGCAGAAAATCAGGAAGATGAAATCTTGCTGAAAAACTTCGCCGAGAAAATTTCAGAAAATGTAATGGTTTCCAATTATGAGAAGAGAAAATACATTCACCTCACCGCGGTTTTTTCCTGTAATTTCGTGAACCATCTTTTTTCGAGAGCTAAAGAAATTTCTGACGCGCAGGAAATTCCCTTCCATTATTTTTTGCCTTTGATTGAGGAAACGGTGGAGAAAATCCACAACATTGAACCAAAACTGGCGCAAACCGGACCCGCCGTGAGAAACGACACCCGAATTCTGGAAATCCACGAAAAGCTGATCAACGACGATGAGCAGCTGAAAATCTACAAAACCATCAACGAATCGATAAAGAAAATGTATGAGCTATAA
- a CDS encoding KdsC family phosphatase, giving the protein MSYKSRLKEIKAFVFDVDGVFTDGSVYLMPDKSMCRVMNVLDGYAVVKAIKENYKICVITGGDDPMVRNRINYLGITDYYAKISDKLEKFEEFKKKYDLKNEDILTMGDDLPDIEMMLVSGISACPENSVPEVKQISNYISPIQGGKGAVRDVIEQVMKVQGKWILDHTKSV; this is encoded by the coding sequence ATGAGCTATAAATCAAGACTGAAAGAAATAAAAGCGTTCGTTTTCGATGTGGACGGCGTTTTCACCGACGGTAGCGTTTACTTGATGCCCGACAAAAGCATGTGTCGCGTAATGAACGTTCTCGATGGTTACGCGGTGGTGAAAGCCATTAAAGAAAATTACAAAATCTGCGTCATCACCGGTGGCGACGATCCGATGGTGAGAAACCGAATTAATTATCTGGGAATTACCGACTATTACGCAAAAATTTCGGACAAGCTGGAAAAGTTCGAAGAATTCAAAAAGAAATACGATTTGAAAAACGAAGATATCCTCACGATGGGAGACGATTTGCCCGATATTGAGATGATGCTGGTTTCGGGCATTTCGGCGTGTCCTGAAAATTCTGTTCCCGAAGTGAAGCAGATTTCCAACTATATTTCTCCGATTCAGGGCGGAAAAGGAGCGGTTCGCGATGTGATCGAACAGGTGATGAAGGTTCAGGGAAAATGGATTCTGGATCATACGAAAAGCGTTTAG
- a CDS encoding Maf family protein, translated as MKLLLASNSPRRKELLQNLGFSFEVVSVDCDEHYPQNLPVEEIAGYLSELKSTAFRKLEKGELLITADTVVVLENEVLGKPKDENEAREMLHKLSGKIHQVYTGITLKSLEKTITKTDVANVEFDTITDSESDFYLKNFQPFDKAGSYGIQEWLGMAKIKKIEGSFYTIMGLPTHLLYSILKDFE; from the coding sequence ATGAAACTTCTCTTAGCATCCAACTCACCGCGCAGAAAGGAACTGCTGCAAAACCTGGGTTTCAGTTTCGAAGTCGTTTCTGTTGACTGCGACGAGCACTATCCACAAAACCTGCCCGTGGAAGAAATTGCGGGTTACCTCTCAGAACTGAAATCGACTGCTTTTAGAAAACTTGAAAAAGGCGAGCTCTTAATCACAGCCGATACGGTTGTCGTTTTGGAAAATGAAGTGTTGGGAAAACCAAAAGACGAAAACGAAGCTCGAGAAATGCTCCATAAACTTTCGGGTAAAATTCATCAGGTTTATACTGGAATTACCCTGAAATCTTTAGAAAAAACCATAACCAAAACCGATGTCGCCAATGTTGAATTCGACACCATAACCGATTCAGAATCTGATTTTTATCTCAAAAATTTCCAGCCGTTTGATAAAGCCGGAAGCTACGGAATCCAGGAATGGTTGGGCATGGCGAAAATCAAGAAAATCGAGGGAAGCTTTTACACGATTATGGGACTTCCGACGCATTTGCTTTATTCGATTTTAAAAGATTTCGAATAA